A portion of the Mycobacterium paraseoulense genome contains these proteins:
- the fusA gene encoding elongation factor G, which produces MAQKDVLTDLTKVRNIGIMAHIDAGKTTTTERILYYTGISYKIGEVHDGAATMDWMEQEQERGITITSAATTCFWNDNQINIIDTPGHVDFTVEVERSLRVLDGAVAVFDGKEGVEPQSEQVWRQADKYDVPRICFVNKMDKIGADFYFSVKTMEERLGANVIPIQLPVGSEGDFEGVVDLVEMKAKVWSAEAKLGEKYDVVDIPADLQEKADEYRTKLLEAVAETDEALLEKYLGGEELTVEEIKGAIRKLTISSEAYPVLCGSAFKNKGVQPMLDAVIDYLPSPLDVPPAVGHAPGKEDVEVIRKPSTDEPFAALAFKVATHPFFGKLTYVRVYSGKVDSGSQVINATKGKKERLGKLFQMHSNKENPVETASAGHIYAVIGLKDTTTGDTLCDPNDQVVLESMTFPDPVIEVAIEPKTKSDQEKLSLSIQKLAEEDPTFKVHLDQETGQTVIGGMGELHLDILVDRMRREFKVEANVGKPQVAYKETIKRAANNVEFTHKKQTGGSGQFAKVIINLEPFTGEDGATYEFENKVTGGRIPREYIPSVDAGAQDAMQYGVLAGYPLVNLKVTLLDGAFHEVDSSEMAFKIAGSQVLKKAAQQAQPVILEPIMAVEVTTPEDYMGDVIGDLNSRRGQIQAMEERSGARVVRAHVPLSEMFGYVGDLRSKTQGRANYSMVFDSYAEVPANVSKEIIAKATGQ; this is translated from the coding sequence GTGGCACAGAAGGACGTGCTGACCGACCTGACCAAGGTCCGCAACATCGGCATCATGGCGCACATCGACGCCGGCAAGACGACGACGACGGAGCGCATCCTCTACTACACCGGTATCAGCTACAAGATCGGTGAGGTGCACGACGGCGCCGCCACCATGGACTGGATGGAGCAGGAGCAGGAGCGGGGGATCACCATCACCTCCGCCGCGACCACCTGCTTCTGGAACGACAACCAGATCAACATCATCGACACCCCCGGCCACGTCGACTTCACCGTCGAGGTGGAGCGCAGCCTGCGCGTGCTCGACGGTGCCGTGGCCGTCTTCGACGGCAAGGAGGGTGTCGAGCCGCAGTCCGAGCAGGTGTGGCGGCAGGCCGACAAATACGACGTCCCGCGTATCTGCTTCGTCAACAAGATGGACAAGATCGGCGCCGACTTCTACTTCTCGGTGAAGACCATGGAAGAGCGGCTGGGCGCCAACGTCATCCCGATCCAGCTGCCCGTCGGCTCCGAGGGTGACTTCGAGGGCGTCGTCGACCTGGTCGAGATGAAGGCCAAGGTATGGAGCGCCGAGGCCAAGCTCGGCGAGAAGTACGACGTCGTCGACATCCCGGCCGACCTGCAGGAGAAGGCCGACGAGTACCGCACCAAGCTGCTCGAGGCCGTCGCCGAGACCGACGAGGCGCTGCTGGAGAAGTACCTGGGCGGCGAGGAGCTCACCGTCGAGGAGATCAAGGGCGCGATCCGCAAGCTGACCATCAGCTCGGAGGCGTACCCGGTGCTGTGCGGGAGCGCCTTCAAGAACAAGGGCGTGCAGCCGATGCTGGACGCGGTCATCGACTACCTGCCCTCGCCGCTGGACGTGCCGCCGGCCGTCGGCCACGCGCCCGGCAAGGAGGACGTCGAGGTCATCCGCAAGCCGTCCACCGACGAGCCGTTCGCCGCGCTGGCGTTCAAGGTCGCCACGCACCCGTTCTTCGGGAAGCTGACCTACGTCCGGGTGTACTCGGGCAAGGTCGATTCCGGCAGCCAGGTCATCAACGCCACCAAGGGCAAGAAGGAGCGGCTGGGCAAGCTGTTCCAGATGCACTCCAACAAGGAGAACCCGGTGGAGACCGCCTCGGCGGGTCACATCTACGCGGTGATCGGCCTGAAGGACACCACTACCGGCGACACCTTGTGCGACCCCAACGACCAGGTCGTGCTGGAGTCCATGACCTTCCCCGATCCGGTCATCGAGGTGGCGATCGAGCCCAAGACGAAGAGCGACCAGGAGAAGCTGTCGCTGTCGATCCAGAAGCTCGCCGAAGAGGACCCGACGTTCAAGGTGCACCTGGACCAGGAGACCGGCCAGACCGTCATCGGCGGGATGGGCGAGCTGCACCTGGACATCCTGGTGGACCGCATGCGCCGCGAGTTCAAGGTCGAGGCCAACGTCGGTAAGCCGCAGGTCGCCTACAAGGAGACCATCAAGCGGGCCGCGAACAACGTCGAGTTCACCCACAAGAAGCAGACGGGTGGCTCGGGCCAGTTCGCGAAGGTGATCATCAACCTCGAGCCGTTCACCGGCGAGGACGGTGCCACCTACGAGTTCGAGAACAAGGTCACCGGTGGCCGCATCCCCCGGGAGTACATCCCGTCGGTGGACGCGGGCGCGCAGGACGCGATGCAGTACGGCGTGCTGGCCGGCTACCCGCTGGTGAACCTCAAGGTCACGCTGCTCGACGGCGCCTTCCACGAGGTCGACTCCTCGGAGATGGCGTTCAAGATCGCCGGTTCGCAGGTCCTGAAAAAGGCTGCGCAGCAAGCACAGCCGGTGATCCTGGAACCGATCATGGCCGTCGAGGTCACCACGCCCGAGGACTACATGGGCGACGTGATCGGCGACCTGAACTCTCGCCGTGGCCAGATCCAGGCCATGGAGGAGCGGAGCGGTGCACGCGTCGTCAGGGCGCACGTGCCGCTGTCGGAGATGTTCGGCTACGTCGGCGACCTGAGGTCCAAGACCCAAGGCCGGGCGAACTACTCCATGGTGTTCGACTCCTACGCCGAAGTGCCGGCGAACGTGTCGAAGGAGATCATCGCGAAGGCGACGGGTCAGTGA
- the tuf gene encoding elongation factor Tu — MAKAKFERTKPHVNIGTIGHVDHGKTTLTAAITKVLHDKYPDLNESRAFDQIDNAPEERQRGITINISHVEYQTDKRHYAHVDAPGHADYIKNMITGAAQMDGAILVVAATDGPMPQTREHVLLARQVGVPYILVALNKADMVDDEELLELVEMEVRELLAAQEFDEDAPVVRVSALKALEGDAKWVESVEQLMEAVDESIPDPVRETEKPFLMPVEDVFTITGRGTVVTGRVERGVINVNEEVEIVGIKPTSTKTTVTGVEMFRKLLDQGQAGDNVGLLLRGIKREDVERGQVVTKPGTTTPHTEFEGSVYILSKDEGGRHTPFFNNYRPQFYFRTTDVTGVVTLPEGTEMVMPGDNTNISVKLIQPVAMDEGLRFAIREGGRTVGAGRVVKIIK; from the coding sequence GTGGCGAAGGCGAAGTTCGAGCGGACGAAGCCGCACGTCAACATTGGGACCATCGGTCACGTTGACCACGGCAAGACGACGCTGACCGCGGCTATCACCAAGGTTCTGCACGACAAGTACCCGGACCTGAACGAGTCCCGTGCGTTCGACCAGATCGACAACGCGCCCGAGGAGCGTCAGCGCGGTATCACCATCAACATCTCCCACGTGGAGTACCAGACCGACAAGCGGCACTACGCCCACGTCGACGCCCCCGGTCACGCCGACTACATCAAGAACATGATCACCGGCGCCGCCCAGATGGACGGCGCGATCCTGGTGGTCGCCGCGACCGACGGCCCGATGCCGCAGACCCGCGAGCACGTGCTGTTGGCGCGTCAGGTCGGCGTGCCCTACATCCTGGTCGCGCTGAACAAGGCCGACATGGTCGACGACGAGGAACTGCTGGAGCTCGTCGAGATGGAGGTCCGCGAGCTGCTGGCCGCCCAGGAGTTCGACGAGGACGCCCCGGTGGTCCGGGTCTCGGCGCTCAAGGCGCTCGAGGGCGACGCCAAGTGGGTGGAGTCCGTCGAGCAGCTGATGGAGGCCGTCGACGAGTCGATCCCGGACCCCGTCCGCGAGACCGAGAAGCCGTTCCTGATGCCGGTGGAGGACGTGTTCACCATCACCGGTCGTGGCACCGTGGTCACCGGCCGCGTCGAGCGCGGCGTGATCAACGTGAACGAGGAAGTCGAGATCGTCGGCATCAAGCCGACCAGCACCAAGACCACGGTCACCGGTGTGGAGATGTTCCGCAAGCTGCTCGACCAGGGCCAGGCGGGGGACAACGTCGGCCTGTTGCTGCGCGGTATCAAGCGTGAGGACGTCGAGCGGGGCCAGGTCGTCACCAAGCCCGGCACCACCACGCCGCACACGGAGTTCGAGGGCTCGGTCTACATTCTGTCCAAGGACGAGGGTGGCCGGCACACGCCGTTCTTCAACAACTACCGTCCGCAGTTCTACTTCCGCACCACCGACGTGACCGGTGTGGTGACGCTGCCGGAGGGCACCGAAATGGTGATGCCCGGTGACAACACCAACATCTCGGTCAAGCTGATCCAGCCCGTCGCCATGGACGAGGGCCTGCGGTTCGCGATCCGCGAGGGTGGCCGCACCGTCGGCGCCGGCCGGGTCGTCAAGATCATCAAGTAA
- a CDS encoding PE family protein yields the protein MSFVFATPEYVEAAASDLARIGWTITSANSMAMGPTSSVLAPGADEVSTSIAALFGAHSQVYQALSAQAAAFHNQFVQLMNGGSMQYLATEAANTTPLQSAAAPASMAAQLPAATAAGGSAPGVPAAPLMSAVAPASALAGAPAPASPTVAAATTAPAAVAPAATPATPVRMVTPAYTPAAPQPATPTPAPASSLVSAPAQVETPPAAASPAMPVSTGTPVKMVSAHAPAAGTHADSSARPAPTLIPKVD from the coding sequence ATGTCCTTCGTATTCGCGACGCCTGAGTACGTCGAGGCTGCGGCGTCGGATCTAGCCAGGATCGGGTGGACGATCACGTCGGCGAACTCGATGGCGATGGGCCCGACGTCCAGCGTGCTGGCGCCGGGTGCCGACGAGGTGTCGACCAGCATCGCGGCGCTGTTCGGCGCGCACTCCCAGGTGTACCAGGCGCTCAGCGCGCAGGCCGCGGCGTTTCACAACCAGTTCGTGCAGCTGATGAACGGCGGCTCGATGCAGTATCTCGCCACCGAGGCCGCCAACACCACGCCGTTGCAGAGCGCGGCGGCACCCGCCTCGATGGCGGCGCAGCTGCCGGCGGCAACCGCGGCGGGTGGTTCGGCGCCAGGCGTCCCGGCGGCCCCCCTGATGTCGGCCGTCGCGCCGGCTTCGGCGCTCGCGGGCGCCCCGGCACCGGCAAGTCCGACGGTGGCCGCGGCCACCACGGCACCGGCCGCGGTCGCGCCGGCCGCCACACCGGCAACGCCGGTGCGGATGGTCACGCCCGCCTACACCCCGGCCGCCCCGCAGCCCGCGACACCGACACCGGCTCCGGCCAGTTCGCTGGTGTCGGCGCCCGCCCAGGTCGAGACACCCCCGGCGGCCGCGTCCCCCGCGATGCCGGTGTCGACCGGCACGCCGGTGAAGATGGTGTCGGCCCATGCGCCCGCCGCGGGGACCCACGCGGACTCTTCGGCCCGGCCCGCGCCGACGCTGATTCCCAAGGTGGACTGA
- a CDS encoding SHOCT domain-containing protein, producing the protein MLARYLKAQLVVLLCGGLVGPIFLIVYFTLGLGSLLQWMFYVGLLITVADVLIALALANYGAKSSAQTAELEQHGVLALAQITGVTETGTWINNQQVVKVHLHIAGPGLLPFDSEDRVIASVTRLGNLNARKLVVLVNPTTNEYRIDWERSALVNGLVPAQFTVAEDNQTYDLSGQSGPLMEILQILKANHVPLNRMVDIRSNPVLRQQIQAVVRRAAQQQAPAAQPATAGGPAPVVTPPQPSIAQRLQELETLRASGALTDEEYNSRRAQIISEI; encoded by the coding sequence GTGTTGGCGCGCTACCTGAAGGCACAGTTGGTGGTTTTGCTGTGCGGCGGCCTGGTCGGGCCGATTTTCCTGATCGTCTACTTCACCCTCGGGCTGGGCAGCCTGCTGCAGTGGATGTTCTACGTCGGCCTGCTCATCACCGTGGCCGACGTGCTGATTGCACTCGCACTGGCCAACTACGGCGCGAAGTCCTCGGCCCAGACCGCGGAGCTCGAACAGCACGGCGTGCTGGCGCTCGCTCAGATCACCGGTGTCACCGAGACGGGGACGTGGATCAACAACCAGCAGGTGGTCAAGGTGCACCTGCACATCGCCGGGCCCGGGTTACTGCCGTTCGACAGCGAAGACCGGGTGATCGCCAGCGTGACCCGGCTCGGCAACCTCAACGCCCGCAAGCTGGTGGTACTGGTCAACCCCACCACCAACGAATACCGAATCGACTGGGAGCGAAGCGCTTTGGTTAACGGCCTGGTGCCCGCGCAGTTCACCGTGGCCGAAGACAACCAGACCTACGACCTGAGCGGGCAGTCCGGCCCGTTGATGGAGATCCTGCAGATCCTCAAGGCGAACCACGTTCCGCTGAACCGGATGGTCGACATCCGGTCGAACCCGGTGCTGCGCCAGCAGATTCAGGCGGTGGTGCGCCGGGCGGCGCAACAACAAGCGCCGGCCGCCCAGCCGGCGACTGCCGGCGGGCCCGCGCCGGTGGTCACGCCGCCGCAGCCGTCGATCGCGCAGCGGCTGCAGGAGCTCGAGACGCTGCGGGCCAGCGGCGCACTGACCGACGAGGAATACAACAGCCGGCGGGCCCAGATCATCTCCGAGATCTGA
- a CDS encoding mycofactocin-coupled SDR family oxidoreductase — translation MAGSLQGRVAFVTGAARAQGRSHAVRLAREGADIIALDICAPASKCLTYTPATPEDLSETVRLVEAEGRKVLAREADIRDDAALRQLVADGVEQFGRLDVVVANAGVLSWGRLWELTDEQWDTVIGVNLTGTWRTLRAAVPAMIDAGNGGSIVVVSSSAGLKATPGNGHYSASKHGLTALTNTLAIELGEYHIRVNSIHPYSVDTPMIEPEAMMEIFARHPSFVHSFPPMPLQPNGFMTPDEVADVVAWLAGDGSGTITGTQVPVDKGALKY, via the coding sequence GTGGCTGGATCACTGCAGGGGCGGGTCGCATTCGTCACCGGCGCCGCCCGCGCACAGGGCCGTTCTCACGCGGTGCGGCTGGCTCGGGAAGGCGCCGACATCATCGCGCTCGACATCTGCGCGCCGGCGTCGAAGTGCCTGACCTACACGCCGGCCACGCCTGAGGACCTCAGCGAGACCGTCCGGCTGGTGGAAGCCGAGGGCCGCAAGGTCCTGGCCCGCGAAGCGGACATCCGGGACGACGCCGCGCTGCGCCAACTCGTGGCCGACGGCGTCGAACAGTTCGGCCGGCTCGACGTCGTGGTGGCCAACGCCGGGGTCTTGAGCTGGGGCCGGCTGTGGGAACTCACCGACGAGCAGTGGGACACCGTGATCGGGGTGAACCTGACCGGCACCTGGCGCACGCTGCGCGCCGCCGTGCCCGCGATGATCGACGCCGGTAACGGGGGCTCAATCGTGGTGGTGAGCTCGTCAGCGGGCCTGAAAGCCACCCCGGGCAACGGGCATTACTCGGCCAGCAAGCACGGGCTGACCGCGCTGACCAATACGCTGGCCATCGAGCTCGGCGAATACCACATCCGCGTCAACTCCATCCACCCCTACTCGGTCGACACCCCGATGATCGAGCCGGAGGCGATGATGGAGATATTTGCCCGCCACCCCAGCTTCGTGCACAGCTTCCCTCCGATGCCCTTGCAGCCCAACGGGTTCATGACGCCCGACGAGGTGGCCGATGTGGTGGCGTGGCTAGCTGGAGATGGGTCGGGCACGATCACCGGGACGCAGGTTCCCGTGGACAAGGGCGCCTTGAAGTACTGA
- a CDS encoding NAD(P)/FAD-dependent oxidoreductase gives MTASKGIVIVGGGLAAARTAEQLRRSEYAGRVTIISDEAHVPYDRPPLSKEVLRKEVDDVALKPREWYDENDITLRLGAAATGLDTAAQTVTLADGSVIGYEELVIATGLVPRRIPTLPDLEGIRVLRTFDESMALREHASAAQRAVVIGAGFIGCEVAASLRSLGVDVVLVEPQPTPLASVLGERIGELVARLHRAEGVDVRLGVGVTEVRGDGRVDTVVLTDGSELAADLVVIGIGSRPATGWLEGSGIEVDNGVLCDEAGRTSAPHVWALGDVASWRDATGHQARVEHWSNVADQTRVVVPAMLGQDVSSAVVVPYFWSDQYDVKIQCLGEPEATDTVHLIEDDGRKFLAYYERDGVLVGVVGGGMPGKVMKVRAKIAAGAPISDVLG, from the coding sequence GTGACCGCTAGCAAAGGAATCGTGATCGTCGGCGGCGGGCTGGCCGCCGCCCGGACCGCGGAACAACTTCGCCGATCGGAGTACGCGGGCCGCGTCACGATCATCAGCGACGAGGCGCACGTGCCGTACGATCGCCCGCCGCTGTCAAAAGAGGTGCTGCGCAAAGAGGTCGACGACGTGGCCCTCAAACCCCGCGAGTGGTACGACGAGAACGACATCACCCTGCGGCTGGGCGCGGCGGCCACCGGCCTGGACACCGCGGCGCAGACGGTGACCCTGGCCGACGGGTCGGTCATCGGCTACGAGGAACTCGTCATCGCGACCGGCTTGGTGCCGCGGCGCATCCCGACGCTGCCGGACCTGGAGGGCATCCGGGTGCTGCGCACGTTCGACGAGAGCATGGCGCTGCGTGAGCACGCGTCCGCCGCCCAGCGCGCCGTCGTCATCGGCGCCGGGTTCATCGGCTGCGAGGTGGCGGCCAGCCTGCGCAGCCTGGGGGTGGACGTGGTGTTGGTCGAGCCGCAGCCCACGCCCCTGGCGTCGGTGCTCGGCGAGCGGATCGGTGAGCTCGTCGCGCGGCTGCACCGTGCGGAGGGGGTCGACGTCCGCCTCGGTGTCGGGGTGACCGAGGTGCGCGGCGACGGACGGGTGGACACCGTGGTGCTGACCGACGGCTCGGAGCTGGCGGCCGACCTGGTGGTCATCGGCATCGGGTCGCGCCCGGCGACGGGCTGGCTCGAGGGCAGCGGCATCGAGGTGGACAACGGCGTGCTCTGCGACGAGGCCGGCCGGACCAGCGCGCCACACGTGTGGGCGCTCGGTGACGTCGCCTCCTGGCGCGACGCGACGGGACACCAAGCCCGCGTGGAACATTGGAGCAACGTCGCCGACCAGACCCGAGTCGTGGTGCCCGCGATGCTGGGGCAGGACGTGTCGTCGGCCGTGGTCGTCCCGTACTTCTGGAGCGACCAATACGACGTCAAGATCCAGTGCCTCGGAGAGCCCGAAGCCACCGACACCGTCCACCTCATCGAAGACGACGGCCGCAAGTTCCTGGCGTATTACGAGCGCGACGGGGTGCTGGTCGGGGTGGTCGGCGGCGGGATGCCCGGCAAGGTCATGAAGGTCCGCGCCAAGATCGCCGCCGGCGCGCCCATTTCCGACGTGCTGGGCTGA
- a CDS encoding DUF2332 domain-containing protein produces MSGDHLLHTLRAQGRFCAVSGSPMYGELFELVARDVEAGGVFAAILSGHEDDPSRLAVPLRLLGGLHRLVLDGRAAHLRRWYPSTGGSWNAESAWPEIRDAAAVHSDALRAALRQPPQTNEVGRSAALIGALLRVNSEFSLPVRLFEIGTSAGLNLRADHYRYRFGEGHWGPSDSPVTITDAWRGALPPGGGLRIVERRGYDIAPIDVTGADGELTVLSYVWPDQAARLERLRGAIDVARRVPARLERQTAADAVAGLTLADGALTVLWHSITWQYLSGEERETVRARVRALGGRADERSPFVHLTLEPARGGHDSPIRFLVRARRWPGGELEILGECHPHGPPVQWH; encoded by the coding sequence GTGAGCGGCGATCACCTGCTGCACACCCTGCGCGCGCAGGGGCGCTTCTGCGCCGTCTCGGGTTCGCCGATGTATGGCGAGCTTTTCGAGCTGGTGGCCCGTGACGTCGAGGCCGGCGGCGTGTTCGCGGCCATCCTGTCCGGCCACGAGGACGACCCCTCGCGCCTTGCGGTGCCGCTGCGACTGCTCGGCGGCCTGCACCGGCTGGTGCTCGACGGGCGGGCAGCGCACCTGCGCCGGTGGTATCCCAGCACCGGGGGCAGCTGGAACGCCGAATCGGCGTGGCCCGAAATCCGGGACGCCGCGGCCGTCCACTCCGACGCGCTGCGGGCGGCGTTGCGGCAACCGCCGCAGACCAACGAGGTGGGCAGATCAGCAGCGCTGATCGGCGCCCTGTTGCGCGTCAACAGTGAATTCAGCTTGCCGGTAAGGCTTTTCGAGATCGGGACCAGCGCGGGACTGAACCTGCGCGCGGACCACTACCGGTACCGGTTCGGCGAGGGACACTGGGGACCCAGCGATTCGCCGGTGACCATCACCGACGCGTGGCGCGGCGCGCTGCCGCCCGGCGGCGGGCTGCGCATCGTCGAGCGGCGCGGATATGACATCGCGCCCATCGACGTCACCGGGGCCGATGGGGAGCTCACCGTGTTGAGCTACGTCTGGCCCGATCAGGCGGCCCGGCTCGAGCGGCTGCGCGGCGCCATCGACGTCGCCAGGCGGGTGCCCGCGCGGCTGGAGCGCCAGACGGCGGCCGACGCCGTCGCCGGCCTGACGCTCGCCGACGGTGCCCTGACGGTGTTGTGGCACTCGATCACCTGGCAGTACCTGTCCGGCGAGGAGCGCGAGACGGTGCGCGCCCGGGTTCGCGCGCTGGGCGGACGGGCGGACGAGCGATCGCCGTTCGTGCACCTCACGCTGGAGCCGGCGCGCGGGGGCCACGACTCGCCGATCCGGTTCCTGGTGCGCGCTCGCCGGTGGCCCGGCGGCGAGCTGGAGATTCTCGGCGAATGCCACCCGCACGGCCCTCCCGTGCAGTGGCACTGA
- the mftR gene encoding mycofactocin system transcriptional regulator (MftR, the mycofactocin system transcriptional regulator, is an uncharacterized TetR family DNA-binding transcription factor. Its role is inferred by context. It occurs as part of the biosynthesis locus for mycofactocin, a partially characterized electron carrier derived from the terminal Val-Tyr dipeptide of the precursor peptide MftA, through a radical SAM enzyme-mediated process.) → MGPQPRVGRRRSTTPHHITAVAIELFSARGFADVSVDDVARAAGISRRTLFRYYASKNAIPWGDFDTHLAHLRDLLDQVDPRVPLGQALRDALLAFNTFDESETARHRQRMRVILQTAELQAYSMTMYAGWREVIAGFVARRSDCKTTDLLPQTVAWTMLGVALSAYEHWLGDESVPLPAALGHAFDVVGTGLDGLDR, encoded by the coding sequence ATGGGGCCGCAGCCGCGAGTGGGCCGTCGCCGCTCGACCACGCCGCACCACATCACCGCCGTCGCCATCGAGCTGTTCAGCGCCCGCGGTTTCGCCGACGTCAGCGTCGACGACGTCGCGCGGGCCGCCGGCATCTCGCGGCGGACGCTGTTCCGCTACTACGCGTCCAAGAACGCCATCCCGTGGGGCGACTTCGACACCCACCTCGCGCACCTGCGCGACCTGCTCGACCAGGTCGATCCGCGGGTGCCGCTGGGCCAGGCGCTGCGCGATGCGCTGTTGGCGTTCAACACCTTTGACGAATCCGAGACCGCGCGGCACCGCCAGCGTATGCGCGTCATCCTGCAAACCGCCGAACTGCAGGCCTACTCGATGACGATGTACGCCGGCTGGCGGGAGGTGATCGCCGGCTTCGTGGCCCGCCGGTCGGACTGCAAGACGACCGACCTGCTGCCTCAGACCGTCGCCTGGACCATGCTGGGGGTGGCGTTGTCGGCCTACGAGCACTGGCTCGGCGACGAGTCCGTCCCGCTGCCGGCCGCGCTGGGCCACGCGTTCGACGTCGTGGGGACCGGGCTGGACGGGCTGGACCGGTGA
- the mftA gene encoding mycofactocin precursor MftA (Mycofactocin is a small molecule electron carrier derived from the final two amino acids, Val-Tyr, of MftA, the mycofactocin precursor. It plays a role in redox homeostasis and the metabolism of alcohols and aldehydes in Actinobacteria, including Mycobacterium tuberculosis.), whose translation MDHETETETQLVAETLVEEVSIDGMCGVY comes from the coding sequence GTGGACCACGAAACCGAGACCGAGACCCAGCTCGTCGCCGAGACCCTGGTCGAAGAGGTGTCCATCGACGGCATGTGCGGGGTCTACTGA
- the mftB gene encoding mycofactocin biosynthesis chaperone MftB (MftB, a small protein, is a peptide chaperone that assists the radical SAM enzyme MftC in performing two modifications to the C-terminal Val-Tyr dipeptide of the mycofactocin precursor peptide, MftA. MftB's role is analogous to the role of PqqD in the biosynthesis of PQQ, a cofactor that derives entirely from a Tyr and a Glu in the precursor PqqA.) — MRGLLTRVFDPDRGWRLHPQVAVRPEPFGALLYHFGTRKLSFLKNRTILTVVRSLADHPDVRSACRAAGVDDSGEAPYLHALGVLADSKMLVPQEAP, encoded by the coding sequence GTGCGGGGTCTACTGACCCGCGTGTTCGATCCCGACCGCGGCTGGCGGTTGCACCCGCAGGTGGCGGTTCGACCCGAACCGTTCGGGGCGCTGCTGTATCACTTCGGCACCCGCAAGCTGTCCTTTCTGAAGAACCGCACCATCCTCACGGTGGTGCGGTCCCTGGCCGACCATCCCGATGTTCGTTCCGCCTGCCGCGCGGCCGGTGTGGACGACTCGGGTGAGGCGCCGTACTTGCACGCGCTGGGCGTGCTGGCCGATTCGAAGATGTTGGTTCCTCAGGAGGCCCCATGA